GCACAGGAGGCGGAGGATTGTGCTTTTTCCGCTTCCGCTTTCCCCTAAAATGGATATGATTTCGCCTTGTTCAATCGTTAAACAGAAGTTATGAATCGTCTTATCATCTGATTTCGGATAATTGAAACAAAGATCCTGGATTTGAATGAACATATCATTTCGGCTCCTTTTCTAATACTTGGTGAAAGAAATAAATGGCGACAGCACTAATGACAACTATGATGATAGAAGCCAGCGAAGCTTCATGAATTTGTTCATCACTGGCATAACGGTAAGCATTCGTCGAAAGTGTATCAAAGTTAAAGGGTCTTAAAATCAGCGTAAGTGGAAGCTCCTTTATGATTTCGATAAAAGACAGGATAAAGCCGCTTATGAGCGGGCCCCTGATCATTTTTAAGTCGACTTTGAAAAAGGTCTTCGTAACATTCATTCCAAGCATTCGCGAAGCTTCCGTAAATTTATTGCCGACTTTGTCAAACCCGGCTTCTAATGAATTAAAGGAAACCGCTAGAAAACGGATTACATAAGCTGATATTAACATAAACAGGCTTGTACTGATAAATAATGATGTTTCTATCCCCGCTAATTCATAAAGTTCAAATAACAGATTGTCAATTTCGATAAATATGGTGCTGATTCCAACCGCTATGACAGCACCAGGAATGGAGTAGCCTAGAATGGTTACCCGGGCTGTCGATTTAGATATGAGGCTGTGGTGCATTCTTGAAAAGTTAGCGATGATCACGGCAAATACCGTAATCATGGCAGCACCTGCCAGGGAAACGAACAGCGAGTTTCGGATGAGCTCGAAAAAGGCGGTCGACATCATTTTTTCAAAGGTTAAGATCATCCACGACATCAGCTGGGCTGCGGGAATGACAAAACCTAAAGAGAAGATAAGAGCACTATAGCTGAAGGCCGTCCAGGCTCTGCCTCCTTTTAACTTAATGGGCTTCAAAGGGCGGACCTTCGTCGTCGTATAGCTGTATTTTTTACGTCCGCGGAGGATTTTTTCTAATACAAGAATCGCAAATACGATAAACATAAGAGTCGCCGAGAGCTTAATGGCTGCATTAAGATCACCCATCCCAAACCAGGTTTGGAAGATTGCTGTACTAAAAGTCGGCACGCCGAAATATTGGACGAGACCGTAATCGTTCAGCACTTCAAGTAACACAAGGCTTACTCCGCCTACGATGGCTCCTCTGGAAATCGGAAGAACGATTCGAAAGAATATTGAAAAAGGACCTCTGCCGAGCAGCCGGGCGTTCTCGATAAGAGAGGACGACTGGTTTTGCAGGAAAGCTCTTGTAATCATATAGACATATGGAAACAGGAACAATGTAAATATAAAAACAGTACCAGGCAGGTGAAGGATATTTACATAATCCTGGTTTACTTCGATCTTCCAGTTCTCTCTTAGATTTGTCTGAATTACGCCTGTATAGCTGAGCATGCCATTATAAGTGTAGCCGGCTATATAAGGTGGGATAGCCAGCGGAAGAATCAATCCCCATTTGAAGAATTTTTTTAAGGGAAAGTCATAAGCTGAGACAAGCCATGCGAGACTTGTGCCAATCATGACGGATAGAAAACCTGTAAATATAATAAGCAGGCTTGTATTTTTAATAAGATTGGGAAGTATGAATTCCTGGATATGCGGCCAATTTTCGGCTTTTTCAGTGAAAAAGCTGACCAGTATAGTAACGTTCGGCAATAAAATGAGGACAACGATCATTAGAGTAAGTAATGTCCACATATTCACATATCCTGGAAGTTTTCGAAACAGCTTCAAAACGGACACGTCCTTTAAAGATTAAACCTGAATAAAAAGCGTACCGTTCTATCATACCAGGTCGATAGCTTTATTGTATATACATGAAAGGCCGCCCTTTACATAAGGGCGGCAGAGGGGAAGAGGGTTTATTTCCAGCCCACTTCATTCATGATTTTAATAGCTTCAGAGTTATTTTCACCTAACTCGCTTAAGTTTAAGTCTTGTTCTTTGAAGTCTCCCCACTCTTTAAGAGTATCAGCAGGTTCAACATTTTCATTTACTGGATACTCATAATTAGCTTCGGCAAACTTCGCTTGAGCTTCCTCTTTTGAGAGGAATTCCATAAACTTCTGAGCATCTTCGGTGTTCTTGCTGCTGGCAGCTAAGCCGATACCACTGATGTTTACGTGAGTTCCATTGCTGTCCTGATTCGGGAAGATAATGCCAAGCTGTTTAGCTACATCTACTTCAGCCTGGTCTTCAGAGTGAAGCATTTTTCCAAGATAGTAGGTATTCATAACGGCAACGTCACCTTCACCAGCGGCGATACCTTTCGCCTGGTCGCGGTCTCCGCCTTGAGGATCGCGTGCCATATTGTCAACGACGCCTTGAGCCCATTCTTTAGCTGCTTCTTCACCTTCTAAAGCGATCATAGAAGCTACTAGAGATTGGTTGTAAATATTCTCAGAGCCTCGGATTAATACTTTATCCTGCCATTCATCTTTCGTCAGGTCAGAGTAAGTTTTAATATCATCAGGGTTTACTGTTTCTTTATTATAAACAATCACACGGGCACGTTTCGTTAGACCAAACCACTGATTATCTTCATCACGAAGTTTTTCAGGGATATTTTCATTTAGAACTTCATTATCGACTTGCTGTAAAAGTTCGTCCGCTTTTGCACGGTGCAGACGTCCGGCATCGGCTGTAATCAGCAGGTCAGCTTCAGAAGCTTTTCCTTCGCGCTTCATACGAGCGATAAGTTCATCATCTTTTCCTTCGATTACGTTAACTTTAATTCCAGTTTCTTCAGTGAACTGATCATATAATTCTTGATCTGTATCATAATGACGACCTGTATAAAGGTTGATTTCTCCAGCTTTCTCGCTGTTCTGGGCTTCTTCATCTCCGCCTTCAGAAGAAGAGTCTTCTTCCTGGCTGCTGCCGCAAGCAGCTAACGCTATTGCCGAAAATAATAATAAGCTAAATAAAAACCATTTCTTCAAGTTCCTCACCTCATATGTAATTTTCTTTTGTGTAAATGAAAATGATTTTCAATGTCATTGACTATTTTACTTGATTTGGGGAAGATGTCAACCGAATATTAGGCAAATAGATGAAATTTCCAGATAATTATATTTAACTATGAAACAGTTATGGTAAAGTATCTTTTGCGGATGTTTATCTGAGCGTATATAAGGGAAATATTTCTTCATTGTAAAATAATTACAGAAAGTGGAGGTGAGCGCTTTGGAGAGCGTCATTACATTCTTAAACACGATTATTTGGGAATACGTTATCATTATTGTTCTATTAGGACTTGGTCTGTTTTTTACGGTTCGTCTGAAGCTTGCCCAGTTTACTTATATCCCGGAAATGTTTAGGGTACTGTTTGATAAGCGGGCCATATCAGCGAAAGGGAAAAAAGGAACATCTCCCTTTCAGGCGTTTGCAATTAGTACAGCCTCCCGTGTCGGTACAGGGAACTTGGCAGGGGTAGCGGCAGCGATTACCATTGGAGGTCCGGGTGCGGTATTCTGGATGTGGCTTGTCGCAATTTTAGGGGGAGCTTCCAGCTTCATAGAAAGTACACTTGCACAAATTTATAAGGTGCCGGATAAGGATCAATATCGGGGCGGTCCTGCGTACTATATGGAAAAAGGTTTAAAGAACCGTAAGCTTGGAATTATTTTTGCCATAACTATTACGTTTACGTACGGTCTGGTATTCAGTTCTGTTCAATCAAATACCATCCGCCTTGCCTTTGAAGAATCGTTCAATATGGGTAAATGGGTGATGGGGGCAATTTTAACAGTCATCGTAGCGCTGATTATTTTCGGCGGCTTAAGGAGAATTGCACAGGTAACTCAAATTGTTATTCCAGTCATGGCGATTTTTTATTTAATATTAGCCGGGTACGTTGTTTTTGGTAATTTAGGGCAGATTCCAGAAATGTTCGCTTTAATCTTTCAGAGTGCTTTTGGCTTTGAGCAGTTTGCCGGAGGTACATTTGGCGGAATGATATTAATCGGTGTTCAGCGCGGGCTTTTCTCTAACGAAGCCGGTATGGGCAGTGCGCCAAATGCAGCGGCAACATCGGAAGTTACTCACCCGGTTAAGCAGGGTCTTATTCAGACATTAGGGGTATTTATAGATACGCTCGTTATTTGTAGTGCTACTGCTGTTATTATTTTGGTTTCAGGAGAGTATATCAATACCGATTTAGATGGTATACAGGTCACCCAGCTTGCTTTTGAAACAGAGCTTGGTACTTGGGCTGCTGTCTTCGTGGCTGTGGCGATCTTCTTATTTGCCTTCAGTTCTATTATTGGTAACTATTATTATGGAGAAACAAATATCGAATTTATTAAAACAAGTTCAAGCACTATGCTGATTTACCGCTTAGGTGTGCTAGCTATGGTGATGTTTGGGGCGGTTGCGGAATTCGGACTTGTCTGGTCGCTGGCCGATCTTACGATGGGGATTATGGCACTGATCAACTTGTTCGCCATCCTGCTGCTGTCAAAAGTAGCCTATGCTGCTTTAAAAGACTATACGCGTCAGAGAAAGCAAGGAAAGGATCCTGTCTTTTATCAGGACCACCTCCCTGGTGTTGAAGGTATGGAATACTGGAGAAGAGACCAGTCATCTGAAAAAGAATCTGTTAAATAAAAGCGCCTTTAAACGGTCTTGTTGATTTTATACAGAAAAGTTCTGTGAGACTAAACGGGCTGTTTGTGACTCCTGCAGTGAGGCCGCGAACGAGCGGGTCCCATTTTCAAAAATCACATTCAAAATTAACATAGCCAATGAAAAAAGACTGCATGGAAGATCTGACTCCTTGCAGTCTTTTTAAAATGGAAACAATAGGACCTTATGATAAAGTAGTAGTAGATTTGATTACTAAAGGGTGGGCAAGATGAGCATTTTAACTGTCGAACAATTAAGTAAGAGTTACGGGGACAAAGACTTATTTAACGATTTATCATTCACTATATCTCAAGGCCAGAGAATTGGTCTTATTGGAGTCAATGGAACTGGGAAATCTACGTTATTGAAAATTATTGCCGGCTTAGAGACAGGCGATACCGGCGATAAACAGCATGCGAAGGATTTTAATATCGAATATTTGCCCCAGGAACCGCAGCTTGATGTGAATTTAACTGTATTAGAGCAAATCTATTTTGGTGATTCTGATATCATGAGGGCAATTCGTGAGTACGAAGAAGTGCTTCAGCAGCTTATGAAAGACCCTGAAAACCCTGGGATTCAGGATAAAATGCTGAAAAAGCAGCAGAAGATGGATAACACCGGGGCCTGGGAAGCGAATACAGCAGCAAAAACGATTTTGACGAAGCTTGGAATTGAATCCTTTGATCAGAAGATCCGCAATCTATCAGGCGGCCAGAAAAAGCGTGTAGCGATCGCCAAGGCACTTATCCAGCCTGCAGACCTGCTGCTTCTCGATGAGCCGACTAACCATCTCGACAATGAAACGATTGAATGGCTCGAAGAATATCTAGCCCAGTATAAAGGCGCGCTAATGGTAGTTACACACGACCGTTACTTCCTAAATAGAGTCAGCAATCTTATCTATGAACTGGACAAAGGCCGTTTATATACGTATCAGGGAAACTATGAAACCTTTTTAGAAAAGAAAGCCGAGCGTGAGGAATGGGAAAGGCAGGCAGAGCAGAAGCACCAAAATACGCTAAGAAGAGAGCTCGCCTGGTTAAAACGAGGAGCCAAAGCCAGAACTACCAAGCAAAAGGCACGCAAGCAGAGAGTAGAAGCTATGCAGGAACAAAGCTTCGAGACAGAAAAACAAAATGTGGACATGGCAATTGGTTCGACCCGTTTAGGGAATCAGGTCATTGAGTTGAAAGATATTTCTCATTCATTCGGAAGCCAGCCTATCCTCGATGATTTTAATTACCTCGTCGTTCCACAGGAGCGTATCGGAATTATCGGTCCAAACGGTTCTGGGAAAACGACACTGTTGAATATTTTGGCCGGCCGGATCACTCCTGATAGAGGGGAAGTAGCCGTCGGATCTACTGTGAAAATTGGCTATTACACGCAGGATCATGAAGATATCGATGGTTCTCTTAAAGTCATTGAGTATATAAAAGAAGCAGCTGAAGTCATTACAACAGCGGATGGTGATGAAATAACAGCAGAGCAGATGCTGGAAAGATTTTTATTTCCAAGATCCCATCAGTGGACGTATATTCACCGATTATCAGGCGGAGAAAGACGTCGCTTGTATTTACTGCGGGTACTGATGACGGAGCCGAACGTATTGTTCTTGGATGAGCCAACCAACGACTTAGATACTGAAACGTTAAGTGTTCTGGAAGATTATTTAGAACATTTTCCGGGTGTCGTCATTACTGTTTCCCACGACCGTTATTTCTTAGATCGCGTCGTTGATAAACTGCTTGCGTTTAAAGGCAGCGGATCCATTGACCGCTTCTACGGGAACTATTCGGAGTATTTAGAGCAGGTGAAAACGGATCTATCCGTAAGAGCTAAAGAAAAGCCGGTTTCATCCAATCAGGAAGTCACACGCCGCTCCAATCGAAAACGCAAGCTCTCATACCGCGAGAAACAGGAGTGGGAAACGATAGAAGACGAGATTGCTTCAATGGAGGAGCAGGTCGAAAAGCTGGATGAGCAAATGGCAGCTGCAGCTGCCGATTACAGCAAGGTCGAAGAATTATCGAAGGAAAAAGAACAGCTGGAGCAGCAGTTAGAGCAGAAAATGGAACGCTGGGAAGAGCTGTCCCTCATAGTTGAAGAGGTTGAAGAATCCTAATCACCCAAGGGAAATCCCTTGTGTTTTTATATGACTTCGGAGGAGATCGAGAGTAAGGATGCTTGCCGGTTCGTCCGAAAAAAAAGCAAGCGAACCCCCTCCCTTTTTGAGTTGAATACACACACAAATTTTGTGAAAAAAATGAAATTATGGAATAATGAGAACGGATACATCCCCTATTAGATAAAGAGGAGAGACGAAAATGATGAAGTTTCCAAGCCAGGAAAAACTGGAGAAATATGCAGAGCTTGCATTAAAAACAGGAGTTAACCTACAGAACGATCAGCGATTAATGATCAACTCCACAGTAGAAGGGGCTCCGTTCACGCGCATAGTAGCGAAGAAAGCTTATGAAATGGGCGCCAAAGATGTCTATGTCGTGTGGGCAGATGATGAATTAGCCCGTCTGCGCTATGAGCATGCAGATGTTGAAGTTTTAAAAGAAGTACCGGAGTGGCAGCGTAAGATGTTTGACTATTTCGGTGAAGAAGGCGCAGCCGTATTATCTATCCGTTCCACTGACCCAGACCTTCTAAAAGGAATTGATGCAGGAAAGGTAGCTGCTGCCAACAAAGCGAGAGCAGAAGCAATGTCTAATTTCCGCAGTTATACGATGAATGACCGGATTCAGTGGAGTATCATAAGCATTCCGATTCCTGCCTGGGCTCAAAAGATCTTTCCTAATGAGTCTGAAGAAGATTCGATTGATAAGCTGTGGGAGGAGATCTTCAGCATCGTACGCGTAGATCAGGACGATCCTGTAGCCGCATGGGAAGAGCATAATGCTACACTTGATATAGTTCGTAAATATTTAAATGACAAGCAGTATCAAAAGCTTGTATATAAAGCGCCTGGAACAGATCTTGAGGTAGAGCTTCCTAAAGGCCATATTTGGAAAGGCGGTTCTTCTCAGACAGAAAAGAAGGTCACTTTTAACCCTAACATGCCGACAGAAGAAGTATTTACGGCTCCACATAAATATGGAGTAAACGGACATGTATCAAGCACGAAACCGCTCAACTACGGCGGAAATGTCATCGACAATTTCACCCTTACCTTTAAAGATGGAAAAGTCGTTGATTTTAAAGCAGAGCAGGGAGAAGAAACGTTGCAGCACCTGCTGGATACGGATGAAGGCTCTAAACATCTTGGGGAAATGGCGCTCGTGCCTCACGAATCGCCAATCTCCCAGTCTGGCCTGATTTTCTACAACACGCTATATGACGAAAATGCTTCCTGCCACCTTGCTTTAGGAAAAGCCTATCCGAACAACGTCGAGGGCGGATCACATATGAATGAAGAAGAATTAGACCAAAACGGCGTCAACGACAGCTTAAGCCACGTAGACTTTATGATGGGTTCCGGCGAGCTGGATATTGACGGCTATTTAGAAGATGGAACAAAAGAGCCTGTCATGAGAAACGGAAGCTGGGCTATCGATTTTTAAATAAAGAAAAAAGAACTTAGGCTGACAGGCTGTCGAGATACCTTCTCGGCAGCCATATTTTTTGCTCATTTTCACTTTATTGATGAAAATGGTTAACCTTGATAAAATGCATAGCTTCATGAAGTTCAAAGCTTAGCGATTCAAGAGATTCCTGCGGAAAAACGAATGACAGAGACCACACAGCGCGGGTTTCGTGAGATCGGGCGTTCGTCAGCGTCCTGTAAGTATTCTAAAGGCTGAGAGCATTGTATTTCAGTGCTTATTCTTATGGATAGAAGCCTGGAAATAAGGGAATAGTCCTTATACAGGAAATGAGGGGAATAATATGCAAGCATATGACGCAGCCATCGTAGGCGCAGGGTTTGGGGGCCTTGCTGCCGGCGCCGAATTAAGTAAAAAAGGATATAAAATTGCTGTTTTTGAAGCTTCCAATGAACTTGGAGGAAGTGCGGGTAAATTTGTGCGGGACGGTTACCGGTTCCAATCAGGGGCTACCGTTGGAATGGGATTTGAGCCGGGAGGAGTATTTGATCGCTTCTATGAATCACTTGAATTATCAAAGCCACCGATGACCCTTCTTGACCCGATTATGGATATCCACCTTCCTGATCAGACCATTCACTACTATAAGGATTCTCACCGCTGGTATCAGGAAATTGATCTGCATTTCCCGGATGTCAAAGAGAATGTGAAAGCTTTTTATGATGAAGTATTCAAGGTCGGTGCCCTCGTTGACCGTTTAATAGAGAAGCGGCCGGTTTTTCCTCCTAAAACGATAAGTGACTTGATGATGATTCCTCCTCTACTGGACAAAGACTCCATAAAACTTCTGCCGTTTATGACCC
This window of the Halobacillus sp. Marseille-Q1614 genome carries:
- a CDS encoding iron ABC transporter permease; translation: MWTLLTLMIVVLILLPNVTILVSFFTEKAENWPHIQEFILPNLIKNTSLLIIFTGFLSVMIGTSLAWLVSAYDFPLKKFFKWGLILPLAIPPYIAGYTYNGMLSYTGVIQTNLRENWKIEVNQDYVNILHLPGTVFIFTLFLFPYVYMITRAFLQNQSSSLIENARLLGRGPFSIFFRIVLPISRGAIVGGVSLVLLEVLNDYGLVQYFGVPTFSTAIFQTWFGMGDLNAAIKLSATLMFIVFAILVLEKILRGRKKYSYTTTKVRPLKPIKLKGGRAWTAFSYSALIFSLGFVIPAAQLMSWMILTFEKMMSTAFFELIRNSLFVSLAGAAMITVFAVIIANFSRMHHSLISKSTARVTILGYSIPGAVIAVGISTIFIEIDNLLFELYELAGIETSLFISTSLFMLISAYVIRFLAVSFNSLEAGFDKVGNKFTEASRMLGMNVTKTFFKVDLKMIRGPLISGFILSFIEIIKELPLTLILRPFNFDTLSTNAYRYASDEQIHEASLASIIIVVISAVAIYFFHQVLEKEPK
- a CDS encoding Fe(3+) ABC transporter substrate-binding protein, producing the protein MKKWFLFSLLLFSAIALAACGSSQEEDSSSEGGDEEAQNSEKAGEINLYTGRHYDTDQELYDQFTEETGIKVNVIEGKDDELIARMKREGKASEADLLITADAGRLHRAKADELLQQVDNEVLNENIPEKLRDEDNQWFGLTKRARVIVYNKETVNPDDIKTYSDLTKDEWQDKVLIRGSENIYNQSLVASMIALEGEEAAKEWAQGVVDNMARDPQGGDRDQAKGIAAGEGDVAVMNTYYLGKMLHSEDQAEVDVAKQLGIIFPNQDSNGTHVNISGIGLAASSKNTEDAQKFMEFLSKEEAQAKFAEANYEYPVNENVEPADTLKEWGDFKEQDLNLSELGENNSEAIKIMNEVGWK
- a CDS encoding sodium:alanine symporter family protein; amino-acid sequence: MSALESVITFLNTIIWEYVIIIVLLGLGLFFTVRLKLAQFTYIPEMFRVLFDKRAISAKGKKGTSPFQAFAISTASRVGTGNLAGVAAAITIGGPGAVFWMWLVAILGGASSFIESTLAQIYKVPDKDQYRGGPAYYMEKGLKNRKLGIIFAITITFTYGLVFSSVQSNTIRLAFEESFNMGKWVMGAILTVIVALIIFGGLRRIAQVTQIVIPVMAIFYLILAGYVVFGNLGQIPEMFALIFQSAFGFEQFAGGTFGGMILIGVQRGLFSNEAGMGSAPNAAATSEVTHPVKQGLIQTLGVFIDTLVICSATAVIILVSGEYINTDLDGIQVTQLAFETELGTWAAVFVAVAIFLFAFSSIIGNYYYGETNIEFIKTSSSTMLIYRLGVLAMVMFGAVAEFGLVWSLADLTMGIMALINLFAILLLSKVAYAALKDYTRQRKQGKDPVFYQDHLPGVEGMEYWRRDQSSEKESVK
- a CDS encoding ABC-F family ATP-binding cassette domain-containing protein; its protein translation is MSILTVEQLSKSYGDKDLFNDLSFTISQGQRIGLIGVNGTGKSTLLKIIAGLETGDTGDKQHAKDFNIEYLPQEPQLDVNLTVLEQIYFGDSDIMRAIREYEEVLQQLMKDPENPGIQDKMLKKQQKMDNTGAWEANTAAKTILTKLGIESFDQKIRNLSGGQKKRVAIAKALIQPADLLLLDEPTNHLDNETIEWLEEYLAQYKGALMVVTHDRYFLNRVSNLIYELDKGRLYTYQGNYETFLEKKAEREEWERQAEQKHQNTLRRELAWLKRGAKARTTKQKARKQRVEAMQEQSFETEKQNVDMAIGSTRLGNQVIELKDISHSFGSQPILDDFNYLVVPQERIGIIGPNGSGKTTLLNILAGRITPDRGEVAVGSTVKIGYYTQDHEDIDGSLKVIEYIKEAAEVITTADGDEITAEQMLERFLFPRSHQWTYIHRLSGGERRRLYLLRVLMTEPNVLFLDEPTNDLDTETLSVLEDYLEHFPGVVITVSHDRYFLDRVVDKLLAFKGSGSIDRFYGNYSEYLEQVKTDLSVRAKEKPVSSNQEVTRRSNRKRKLSYREKQEWETIEDEIASMEEQVEKLDEQMAAAAADYSKVEELSKEKEQLEQQLEQKMERWEELSLIVEEVEES
- a CDS encoding aminopeptidase; this encodes MKFPSQEKLEKYAELALKTGVNLQNDQRLMINSTVEGAPFTRIVAKKAYEMGAKDVYVVWADDELARLRYEHADVEVLKEVPEWQRKMFDYFGEEGAAVLSIRSTDPDLLKGIDAGKVAAANKARAEAMSNFRSYTMNDRIQWSIISIPIPAWAQKIFPNESEEDSIDKLWEEIFSIVRVDQDDPVAAWEEHNATLDIVRKYLNDKQYQKLVYKAPGTDLEVELPKGHIWKGGSSQTEKKVTFNPNMPTEEVFTAPHKYGVNGHVSSTKPLNYGGNVIDNFTLTFKDGKVVDFKAEQGEETLQHLLDTDEGSKHLGEMALVPHESPISQSGLIFYNTLYDENASCHLALGKAYPNNVEGGSHMNEEELDQNGVNDSLSHVDFMMGSGELDIDGYLEDGTKEPVMRNGSWAIDF